The Bacillus sp. Y1 genome has a window encoding:
- the phoU gene encoding phosphate signaling complex protein PhoU — protein sequence MVVREKFHFDLKELQNKLIELGEFADHALSEAIKALETKNVELALEIMENDTRADVMYEEINDFAILLIAKQQPVAIDLRRIIVAIKIATDIERIADFAVNVAKSAIRIGSEEHVKPIVRIREMYEATSKMLKLSLESFIEEDVQKAKQVADMDDEVDNLYGQTIQELLRINQEKPEFLAQITQLSFTCRYLERAADHVTNIAEHTFYLVKGRHYDLNE from the coding sequence ATGGTTGTACGTGAAAAATTTCATTTTGATCTTAAGGAACTTCAGAATAAGCTGATTGAACTCGGTGAGTTTGCCGATCATGCATTAAGCGAAGCAATTAAAGCATTAGAAACAAAAAATGTGGAACTCGCTTTAGAAATTATGGAGAATGATACGAGAGCAGATGTCATGTATGAAGAAATTAATGACTTTGCTATTCTATTAATTGCAAAGCAACAACCTGTTGCGATTGACTTACGTCGAATTATTGTTGCCATTAAAATTGCAACAGATATCGAACGGATAGCCGATTTTGCCGTAAACGTAGCTAAATCAGCTATTCGAATTGGTAGTGAGGAACATGTGAAGCCAATTGTCCGTATTAGAGAAATGTACGAGGCAACATCTAAAATGTTAAAGCTATCGTTAGAATCATTCATCGAGGAAGATGTACAAAAAGCAAAACAAGTTGCGGATATGGACGATGAGGTTGATAATTTATACGGTCAAACGATTCAGGAACTATTAAGAATCAATCAGGAAAAGCCGGAATTTTTGGCGCAAATCACACAACTATCGTTTACTTGCCGTTATTTAGAAAGAGCAGCGGATCATGTGACCAATATTGCTGAACACACGTTTTACCTTGTAAAAGGTAGACACTATGACTTAAATGAATAA
- the pstB gene encoding phosphate ABC transporter ATP-binding protein PstB, protein MSVNKGSKKSLAYQTKDLNLWYGTDHALKNINLDINEREVTAIIGPSGCGKSTFIKTLNRMVELIPVVKISGDILYRERSILDRSYKVEDLRTNVGMVFQKPNPFPKSIYENIAYGPKIHGIRNKKVLDEIVEKSLRGAAIWDEVKDRLNENAYGLSGGQQQRLCIARCLAIEPDVILMDEPTSALDPISTLKVEQLVQELKKEYSIIIVTHNMQQAARISDKTAFFLNGEVVEFDDTNKIFSTPSDQRTEDYITGRFG, encoded by the coding sequence ATGAGTGTAAACAAGGGAAGTAAGAAGAGCCTTGCTTATCAAACAAAGGATTTAAATCTTTGGTACGGTACAGACCATGCATTAAAGAACATTAACCTTGATATAAATGAGAGGGAAGTAACAGCCATAATTGGCCCTTCAGGATGTGGGAAATCAACATTTATTAAAACGTTAAATCGAATGGTTGAATTGATTCCAGTGGTGAAAATTTCTGGAGATATATTGTATCGAGAAAGAAGTATACTAGATAGATCATATAAAGTGGAAGATTTACGAACAAATGTAGGAATGGTTTTCCAAAAGCCAAATCCATTCCCAAAATCCATTTATGAAAATATTGCATATGGACCTAAAATTCATGGAATTCGCAATAAAAAAGTACTTGATGAGATCGTTGAAAAGAGCTTGCGCGGTGCCGCAATTTGGGATGAAGTAAAGGATCGTTTGAATGAGAATGCCTATGGTCTATCCGGTGGTCAACAACAACGTCTTTGTATTGCACGCTGCTTAGCAATTGAGCCAGATGTTATCTTAATGGATGAACCTACGTCAGCCCTTGACCCTATTTCAACTCTTAAAGTAGAGCAGTTGGTTCAAGAACTAAAAAAGGAATATAGTATCATAATTGTTACACATAATATGCAGCAAGCAGCACGTATTTCGGATAAAACGGCATTTTTCTTAAATGGAGAAGTAGTTGAATTTGACGATACGAATAAAATATTCTCAACTCCTTCTGATCAACGTACAGAAGACTATATTACTGGTCGCTTCGGGTAA
- the pstA gene encoding phosphate ABC transporter permease PstA, with amino-acid sequence MKYVDTTQVQKKMSSRLLTNRIAKTLFLLATLFGLLVLVVLIYRVVAQSLGWVDFDFLNNRLSTNPERAGIKGAIMGTLWLMLVVAPVTLILGVGTAIYLEEYAKKGRLQAFIQMNISNLAGVPSIVFGILGLTIFVRGLNLGAVVLAGGFTMALLVLPVVVVASQEAIRAVPQFLREASYGMGATKWQTIKNVVLPAALPGILTGVILALSRAIGETAPLVVIGIPAFIIPLPEGLLDKFTVMPLQIYYWTIDSALVDEYANLAAATIVILLLVLFIMNSIAVLIRNKFQRRF; translated from the coding sequence ATGAAATATGTTGATACAACTCAAGTTCAAAAAAAGATGTCATCTCGTCTACTTACTAATCGTATAGCAAAAACTTTGTTTCTTTTAGCTACTTTATTTGGACTACTGGTTTTGGTCGTATTAATTTATCGAGTAGTTGCACAGAGCCTTGGCTGGGTTGATTTTGATTTCTTAAATAATAGACTTTCTACAAACCCAGAGAGAGCCGGAATAAAGGGAGCTATTATGGGTACCTTGTGGTTAATGCTAGTGGTCGCACCTGTGACGTTAATCTTAGGAGTAGGTACTGCCATTTATTTGGAGGAGTATGCAAAAAAAGGGCGTTTACAAGCCTTTATTCAAATGAATATATCTAATCTAGCTGGAGTTCCTTCAATCGTTTTTGGGATTTTGGGATTAACGATATTTGTAAGAGGATTAAATTTAGGGGCAGTTGTTTTAGCCGGTGGTTTTACAATGGCTCTATTAGTTCTTCCTGTAGTAGTCGTTGCGAGTCAGGAAGCCATTCGTGCGGTTCCTCAGTTTTTAAGGGAAGCTTCCTATGGAATGGGAGCTACGAAATGGCAAACAATTAAAAATGTAGTTTTACCTGCAGCACTACCTGGGATATTAACTGGTGTTATTTTAGCATTATCCCGTGCAATTGGTGAAACAGCACCACTTGTAGTAATTGGTATTCCAGCATTTATTATTCCACTTCCTGAAGGTTTGTTAGATAAATTTACAGTTATGCCGCTGCAAATTTATTACTGGACCATTGATTCAGCTTTAGTGGATGAATATGCAAACCTGGCTGCAGCAACGATTGTTATTCTGTTATTAGTCTTATTCATTATGAACTCAATAGCAGTGTTAATAAGAAACAAATTTCAAAGAAGATTTTAA
- the pstC gene encoding phosphate ABC transporter permease subunit PstC has translation MKGVLSLEKDVTRESNTLSVREMIAKNKQSVSTASILEGLMPKILLTIAIISILTTIGIVLTLLTETVAFFREVSFVEFFTSTILKPLGENAQFGVLPLLTATIISSTIAMLVAIPIGLMTAVYLSEYASDRVRKLLKPMLEILAGIPTIVYGFFAFTFVTPLLTKLIPTLEPTNILSPGIVMGIMIIPMVASLSEDAMSSVPNAMREGALGLGSTKFEVTWKVVVPAAISGIVASFVLGISRAIGETMIVTIASGSNKVFTFDITQSMQTMTAYIVEVTGGDAPAGSTLYYSLYAVAMTLFVFTLVMNLIAQYISRKFREEY, from the coding sequence ATGAAAGGGGTTTTATCCTTGGAAAAAGATGTAACAAGGGAATCAAACACGTTAAGTGTTCGAGAGATGATTGCGAAAAACAAGCAATCTGTTAGTACGGCTAGTATTTTAGAGGGGTTAATGCCTAAAATATTACTTACAATTGCTATTATTTCTATTTTAACAACTATAGGTATTGTACTAACTTTATTAACAGAGACAGTCGCCTTCTTTAGAGAGGTGTCCTTCGTTGAGTTTTTTACTAGTACTATCCTAAAGCCACTAGGGGAAAATGCACAGTTCGGAGTTTTGCCATTACTAACTGCAACGATTATTTCTTCGACCATAGCTATGTTAGTAGCGATTCCTATTGGATTAATGACAGCTGTGTACTTAAGTGAGTATGCATCTGACAGAGTTAGAAAACTACTAAAACCAATGTTAGAAATACTTGCGGGTATTCCAACGATTGTATATGGTTTCTTTGCTTTTACATTTGTTACTCCCCTATTAACAAAGCTAATACCTACACTAGAGCCTACTAATATCCTCAGTCCTGGTATAGTTATGGGAATTATGATTATCCCAATGGTTGCTTCTCTATCAGAAGACGCAATGAGCTCCGTGCCTAATGCAATGAGGGAAGGAGCCTTAGGATTAGGGTCGACAAAATTCGAAGTAACCTGGAAGGTAGTTGTTCCCGCTGCTATATCTGGAATTGTTGCGTCATTTGTTCTCGGAATTTCTCGTGCAATTGGTGAAACGATGATCGTAACGATAGCAAGTGGAAGTAACAAAGTCTTCACATTTGATATTACTCAATCCATGCAAACAATGACTGCATATATAGTAGAAGTTACTGGAGGAGATGCTCCTGCAGGTTCCACCCTTTATTACAGTCTTTACGCAGTGGCAATGACATTATTTGTTTTTACATTAGTTATGAATTTAATTGCCCAATATATCTCTCGTAAATTTAGGGAGGAATATTAA
- a CDS encoding PstS family phosphate ABC transporter substrate-binding protein: MKNLKKLSLLLMLAAVMSIIAACGGGEDEATEGTEGTSETAELEGSVVIDGSGTVYPFMVEMAEQYMTNAQENVSVEVGRAGTSAGFKKFLVEDGTDFNDASRQIKEEEAATAEDLGIEVQEMKVALDGLTFVINQDNDWAEELTQDEVKQIFLGEKKNWSDINPDFPNEPIVTMGPNENHGTYEFFWEKILEEQDLVEGVNLQQDYSTLVDLVSKEKNAIAFFGYGYYENNKDKLKAVKVDFGNGAVEPTLDTIGEGEEFAYSPFTRPVFTYLNVNMAKEKPQVLDYAIYTMENAQDVAKNTGFAPLTDEEVEATISTLEGLK, translated from the coding sequence ATGAAAAATCTCAAGAAACTCAGCCTACTTCTAATGCTTGCAGCCGTTATGTCCATTATTGCTGCTTGTGGTGGTGGAGAAGATGAAGCTACTGAAGGTACGGAAGGTACTAGTGAAACAGCTGAATTAGAAGGATCTGTAGTAATTGATGGTTCAGGTACAGTTTACCCGTTCATGGTTGAAATGGCTGAACAATATATGACAAATGCTCAAGAAAATGTTTCAGTTGAAGTTGGACGTGCTGGTACTTCTGCCGGTTTTAAGAAATTTTTAGTTGAAGATGGTACAGACTTCAATGATGCTTCTCGTCAAATCAAGGAAGAAGAAGCTGCAACTGCTGAAGATTTAGGAATTGAAGTTCAAGAAATGAAAGTTGCTTTAGATGGATTAACATTTGTAATTAACCAAGATAATGACTGGGCTGAAGAGCTTACTCAAGACGAAGTAAAACAAATCTTCTTAGGTGAAAAGAAAAACTGGTCAGATATTAACCCGGATTTCCCGAATGAGCCAATTGTAACAATGGGACCTAATGAAAACCACGGAACATATGAGTTCTTCTGGGAGAAAATTCTTGAAGAGCAAGACTTAGTTGAAGGTGTGAATCTACAGCAAGATTATTCTACACTTGTGGACTTAGTTTCTAAAGAAAAGAATGCTATTGCTTTCTTCGGTTACGGTTACTATGAAAACAACAAAGATAAATTAAAAGCTGTTAAAGTTGACTTTGGTAACGGTGCAGTTGAGCCTACTTTAGATACAATCGGTGAAGGTGAAGAGTTTGCTTATTCTCCGTTCACTCGCCCAGTGTTCACTTACTTAAACGTAAACATGGCAAAAGAAAAGCCGCAAGTTTTAGATTATGCAATCTATACAATGGAGAATGCTCAAGATGTTGCTAAAAATACTGGTTTCGCTCCATTAACAGACGAAGAAGTGGAAGCAACAATCAGCACTCTTGAAGGATTAAAATAA
- a CDS encoding peptidoglycan D,D-transpeptidase FtsI family protein yields MHQEKKKKKKRKQLPVRLNMLFFFVFLLFSILVLRLGFIQIVYGEDYRREIERTEDVTINHPVPRGRMYDRNFRMIVHNAPQKAIAYINQGHGPKEMLQVAERLASIIMMDSSRISDRDKKEYWVMRFPDEAENKVKEKERKTFKKGLTTQEWNKKIYQLTLERITQEEIEQFKDHDLEVISIWKELRNSTEFTPQVIKNKDVSDKEFAEVSESLQSLPGIETITDWERVYKFNNTLKTVLGKVTDTKEGIPRDHLDYYVAREYNRNDRVGKSYIEYQYEDVLSGQKSKIKKVTNKSGEIIESETISEGEQGNDLILSIDMGLQLAVEKIIEDVLMKTKANKDTEFLDRAFVVLMDPRTGEVLTMAGKLLVQNDDGNYEAEDFSLGNITTSYNVGSTVKGATILTGYQRGVIKPRTILVDAPMKIKGTPVKKSWKNFGPIDDVYALRRSSNVYMFHTAIKIGKGHYAYDKPLILEPNTFHIVRDSFGQFGLGTRTGIDLPNETIGYKGTSTKPGFLLDLVIGQYDTYTPMQLAQYVCTIANGGNRLQPRMVKEIRQTNLQDIHAPGTLVREIKPKILNRIDVNEANIKRVQEGFRQVMQHPLGTAYKEFKDATYSPAGKTGTAQAFYDGPSRHLYKEPPAVMNLSLVAYAPSDNPEISMAVVVPWVYTGEKGPSPNLEIGRKVLDAYFHLKKTK; encoded by the coding sequence ATGCATCAGGAAAAGAAGAAAAAAAAGAAGAGAAAGCAGCTACCTGTTCGGTTAAATATGCTGTTTTTTTTCGTGTTTTTGCTCTTTTCCATTCTTGTACTTCGCCTTGGCTTTATCCAAATAGTCTATGGAGAAGATTATCGTAGGGAGATAGAAAGAACAGAGGATGTTACTATCAATCATCCTGTTCCAAGAGGTCGTATGTACGATAGAAATTTTAGAATGATTGTTCATAATGCTCCTCAAAAGGCAATCGCTTATATAAATCAAGGACATGGACCAAAAGAAATGTTACAGGTTGCAGAGAGATTAGCTTCAATTATTATGATGGATTCAAGCAGGATTTCCGATCGAGACAAAAAAGAGTATTGGGTGATGCGTTTCCCTGATGAAGCAGAAAACAAGGTAAAGGAAAAAGAAAGGAAAACATTTAAAAAAGGACTAACCACCCAAGAGTGGAATAAAAAGATTTACCAATTAACACTAGAAAGAATAACTCAAGAGGAGATTGAACAATTCAAAGATCATGATTTGGAGGTCATATCCATATGGAAGGAATTAAGAAACAGTACGGAATTTACTCCGCAAGTGATAAAAAATAAAGATGTGTCAGATAAAGAGTTTGCAGAAGTAAGTGAAAGCTTGCAATCTTTACCTGGTATAGAAACGATTACTGATTGGGAAAGAGTGTATAAGTTTAACAATACGTTAAAAACAGTCCTTGGAAAAGTGACTGACACAAAGGAAGGGATACCGAGAGATCATCTGGATTACTACGTTGCAAGAGAGTATAACCGCAATGACCGGGTTGGTAAAAGTTATATTGAATATCAGTACGAGGACGTCCTTAGCGGGCAAAAATCAAAGATTAAGAAGGTCACAAACAAATCTGGAGAAATAATTGAGTCAGAGACCATATCTGAAGGTGAACAAGGGAATGACCTTATATTAAGTATTGATATGGGATTGCAACTAGCCGTCGAAAAAATAATTGAAGACGTGCTAATGAAAACGAAGGCAAATAAGGATACCGAGTTTTTAGACCGAGCATTTGTCGTCTTAATGGATCCCCGTACAGGTGAAGTTTTAACAATGGCTGGAAAGTTATTGGTGCAGAATGATGATGGGAACTATGAAGCAGAAGATTTTTCATTAGGGAATATTACTACTTCCTACAATGTTGGTTCGACTGTAAAGGGTGCAACTATTTTGACAGGCTATCAACGGGGAGTAATAAAGCCTAGAACCATACTAGTAGATGCCCCTATGAAAATAAAAGGAACACCGGTGAAGAAATCTTGGAAGAATTTTGGTCCGATTGATGATGTATACGCACTAAGAAGATCTTCTAATGTGTATATGTTTCATACCGCAATAAAAATTGGAAAAGGTCATTATGCATACGATAAACCATTAATTCTAGAACCGAACACCTTTCATATAGTTCGCGATTCCTTCGGTCAATTTGGTCTCGGAACTAGAACGGGAATTGATCTTCCCAATGAAACCATAGGTTATAAAGGGACAAGTACAAAGCCTGGGTTTTTATTGGATTTAGTGATCGGGCAATATGATACATACACACCCATGCAGCTTGCCCAATATGTTTGTACAATCGCAAATGGGGGAAATCGGCTACAGCCAAGAATGGTGAAGGAGATACGGCAAACGAATCTTCAGGATATACATGCTCCTGGGACACTCGTGAGGGAGATAAAACCAAAAATACTAAATCGAATTGATGTTAATGAGGCGAATATTAAGAGGGTACAAGAGGGCTTTCGCCAAGTCATGCAGCATCCGTTAGGAACGGCTTATAAAGAATTTAAGGATGCTACCTATTCACCAGCTGGAAAAACGGGAACCGCACAGGCCTTTTATGACGGACCTTCAAGGCATTTATATAAAGAGCCGCCAGCCGTTATGAATTTGAGCCTAGTGGCGTATGCACCTTCCGACAATCCTGAGATTTCAATGGCTGTTGTTGTCCCATGGGTATATACAGGGGAAAAAGGACCTTCTCCTAATTTGGAAATAGGGAGAAAAGTTCTGGATGCGTACTTTCACTTAAAAAAAACAAAATAA
- a CDS encoding MFS transporter, which yields MSKVKKLIGDIDLTKDLLLLLLIGGLYSLSVALSNTFVNIYLWKQSGDFKDLAIYNLSVVVLQPLTFILAGRWAKKIDRVIVLRIGVIFLAIFYLTVLTIGANASQFLMVLGGLLGIGYGFYWLAFNVLTFEITEPETRDFFNGFLGILSSVGGMIGPIAAGTVISKLEKFTGYSVIFATSLGLFSVAVILSFFLKRRPANGSYMFLRILEERKNNFNWRQITNAHFVQGVREGTFVFVVSVFVFITTGSEMALGTFGLVNSGIAFIGYYFASRWIKKQHRKKAILLGGILLYLAILLLVFNLTYTKLLIYASIIAIAYPMLLVPYLSMTYDVIGKGWNAAEMRIEYIVVREIFLNSGRIVSILIFLMAVSIFDPKESIPILLLFIGTGHSLIYFFVRKIEFH from the coding sequence ATGAGTAAAGTTAAAAAATTAATTGGTGACATTGATCTGACAAAGGATTTGCTTTTGCTTTTGTTAATAGGAGGTCTGTATTCCTTAAGTGTTGCTTTATCCAATACATTTGTAAATATTTATTTATGGAAACAATCCGGTGACTTTAAAGATTTAGCTATTTATAACCTCTCAGTTGTTGTTCTCCAGCCTTTAACATTTATCCTTGCAGGCAGATGGGCTAAAAAGATTGACCGAGTAATTGTTTTGCGTATAGGAGTCATTTTTTTAGCTATTTTCTACTTAACCGTTTTAACAATAGGAGCCAATGCTTCGCAATTTTTAATGGTGTTAGGAGGATTACTAGGGATTGGTTATGGTTTTTACTGGCTGGCCTTTAATGTGTTAACCTTTGAAATTACGGAACCAGAAACAAGAGATTTCTTTAACGGCTTTTTGGGAATTCTTTCTTCTGTTGGAGGAATGATCGGTCCTATTGCTGCTGGAACTGTGATTTCAAAACTAGAGAAATTCACAGGGTATTCCGTTATCTTTGCTACTTCTTTAGGGTTATTTTCCGTTGCCGTTATTTTAAGTTTTTTCTTAAAGAGAAGGCCTGCGAATGGAAGTTACATGTTCTTAAGGATTTTGGAAGAGAGAAAAAACAACTTTAATTGGAGGCAAATTACGAATGCGCATTTTGTCCAGGGAGTTAGAGAAGGAACGTTTGTATTTGTAGTTTCGGTATTTGTATTTATTACGACTGGAAGCGAAATGGCACTAGGAACCTTTGGATTGGTGAATTCAGGGATTGCCTTTATTGGGTATTATTTTGCTTCACGTTGGATTAAAAAACAGCATCGAAAAAAAGCCATTCTTCTCGGTGGTATACTATTGTATTTAGCTATTTTGTTATTAGTATTTAACCTTACGTATACAAAGCTTTTAATTTACGCTTCGATCATCGCCATTGCTTATCCGATGCTTTTGGTACCATATTTATCGATGACCTACGATGTAATTGGTAAAGGCTGGAATGCTGCAGAAATGAGAATTGAATATATTGTGGTCAGAGAAATTTTTCTGAATTCGGGAAGAATTGTCTCAATTCTTATCTTTTTAATGGCTGTATCAATTTTTGATCCGAAGGAAAGTATCCCAATCCTTTTATTATTTATCGGAACGGGGCATAGTCTAATTTATTTTTTTGTTAGGAAAATCGAATTTCATTGA
- a CDS encoding superoxide dismutase, with amino-acid sequence MAFELPQLPYAYDALEPHIDKETMNIHHSKHHNAYVTNLNNALAGNEELLSKSVEEVIANLDAVPEAARTAVRNNGGGHANHTLFWQILSPNGGGEPTGDLLDAINAKFGNLDSFKEEFAKAATTCFGSGWAWLAVNNGELEVTSTPNQDSPLMEGKTPILGLDVWEHAYYLKFQNRRPDYINTFWNVVNWDEVSKRYAEAK; translated from the coding sequence ATGGCATTCGAATTACCGCAATTACCTTATGCTTACGACGCTCTAGAACCACATATTGACAAGGAAACAATGAACATTCACCACTCAAAACATCACAACGCATACGTAACGAACTTGAATAATGCTTTAGCTGGAAATGAAGAATTACTGTCAAAGTCAGTTGAAGAAGTAATTGCTAATCTTGATGCAGTACCAGAAGCTGCTCGCACAGCAGTGCGTAACAACGGTGGTGGACACGCTAACCACACATTATTCTGGCAGATCTTATCTCCAAATGGGGGAGGAGAACCTACTGGCGATCTTCTAGATGCAATCAATGCAAAGTTTGGAAATCTTGATAGCTTTAAAGAAGAATTCGCAAAAGCTGCTACAACTTGCTTTGGTTCTGGTTGGGCTTGGCTTGCGGTAAATAACGGAGAACTAGAAGTGACAAGCACACCAAATCAAGACTCTCCATTAATGGAAGGGAAAACGCCAATCCTTGGTCTTGATGTTTGGGAGCACGCTTACTACTTAAAATTCCAAAACCGTCGTCCAGACTATATCAATACTTTCTGGAACGTTGTAAATTGGGATGAAGTTTCAAAGAGATATGCTGAAGCAAAATAA
- a CDS encoding Crp/Fnr family transcriptional regulator — MNEINVSLYSLLIQEFIDKENIQKIKAGTTIFNERDSVSHIYILLQGSLSLGRVHLRGKEFIIKILNGEELVIEYQLFKTNPIYHFFAKTISDCEFLIIKREDFEKFAMSSPRVMSALTSWLSTRYLKAQMKCQDLIMNGKKGGLYSILIRLCNSYGIMTEKGILIDLPLTHQELASLTYGTREVIQRMLKELRELDVISYDQQKFTVKNLAYLKQEVDCQNCPHEICGLN; from the coding sequence ATGAATGAAATAAATGTTTCATTATATAGCTTACTTATACAAGAATTTATAGATAAAGAAAATATACAGAAAATAAAAGCAGGTACAACTATATTTAATGAAAGAGATTCAGTGAGTCATATTTATATTCTATTACAGGGAAGTCTGTCTCTTGGAAGAGTTCATCTGAGAGGCAAAGAATTTATTATTAAAATTCTTAATGGAGAAGAATTAGTCATTGAATACCAATTATTTAAAACAAATCCGATTTATCACTTTTTTGCAAAAACCATTTCAGATTGCGAATTTCTTATAATCAAAAGAGAAGACTTCGAAAAGTTTGCGATGAGTTCACCTCGCGTCATGAGTGCATTGACTTCTTGGCTTAGTACTAGATATTTAAAAGCTCAAATGAAGTGCCAGGATCTAATTATGAACGGAAAAAAAGGGGGACTTTATAGTATCTTAATTCGACTTTGTAATAGTTACGGAATAATGACTGAAAAGGGAATTTTAATTGACTTACCACTCACCCATCAGGAACTCGCAAGTCTTACGTATGGAACAAGAGAAGTCATACAACGCATGTTAAAAGAACTTAGGGAACTAGATGTTATATCGTATGATCAACAGAAGTTTACCGTAAAAAATTTAGCCTATTTAAAGCAAGAAGTAGATTGTCAAAACTGCCCACATGAAATATGCGGGTTAAACTAA
- a CDS encoding DUF456 domain-containing protein yields the protein MELVYWLIIVLFFLVSFVGLIYPIIPGVLFLVGGFIVYGLLFSFEPFNWLFWSIQSLFVLLLFGVDYLANMFGVKKFGGSKAGIWGSTIGLLIGPFIIPILGIILGPFIGAVIAELLINKRGLRESLRVGIGSVVGFISSVITKGLIQLFMIIYFVLVVL from the coding sequence ATGGAACTAGTGTATTGGCTTATCATTGTATTGTTTTTTCTAGTTTCTTTTGTAGGTTTGATTTATCCGATCATTCCAGGTGTGTTATTTTTGGTTGGCGGTTTTATCGTTTACGGCTTATTATTCTCCTTTGAACCTTTTAATTGGTTGTTTTGGAGCATTCAAAGCTTATTTGTCCTCTTATTATTTGGCGTAGATTATTTAGCGAATATGTTTGGTGTAAAAAAATTTGGTGGCTCAAAAGCAGGGATATGGGGAAGTACGATTGGATTATTAATAGGTCCGTTTATCATCCCAATACTAGGGATTATTTTGGGACCCTTTATAGGTGCGGTTATTGCAGAACTTCTTATAAATAAAAGAGGCTTGAGGGAGTCCTTAAGGGTTGGTATTGGGTCAGTAGTTGGGTTTATTAGTAGCGTAATTACAAAAGGGCTTATTCAATTATTTATGATTATATATTTTGTCTTAGTGGTACTTTAA